The genomic region GATATATAATGCTGAAAAAAAATATTTAACAGAATGTGTTGATAGTATAATAGGACAAGATTATAAAAATATTGAAGTTATACTTGTAGATGATGGGTCGACTAATTCATCAGGTGAAGTGTGTGATGGATATGCTGATAAAGATGAGAGAATTCAAGTGATTCATCAAAAAAATCAAGGAGTTTCAGTGGCGAGAAATACTGGAATTGATCAGGCGACAGGGGAATGGATTGCGTTTGTGGATGTTGACGATTGGTTGGAAAAAAATATTTTTTCAGAGGTAATGGGACAGATAAAAGAGAAAAAAACGGATCTGGTTGTTTGGAATATGTATATGAACTATTCAAATGTCGAAAAAGTCGCTCAAAATTATAAAGAGACATTCTACACGGATTCGAAAATAGAAATTGAGGAGATAAGGCTCCGACTGTTGAGGACAATATCAATTTATAATGACGAAAAAAATATTACAACTATAAATTATCCATTTTGTCATTTATATCAAAAGAAGATTATTCAACAATGGAATGTACGT from Dorea longicatena harbors:
- a CDS encoding glycosyltransferase, giving the protein MEKISVIVPIYNAEKKYLTECVDSIIGQDYKNIEVILVDDGSTNSSGEVCDGYADKDERIQVIHQKNQGVSVARNTGIDQATGEWIAFVDVDDWLEKNIFSEVMGQIKEKKTDLVVWNMYMNYSNVEKVAQNYKETFYTDSKIEIEEIRLRLLRTISIYNDEKNITTINYPFCHLYQKKIIQQWNVRFDSEFKQGEDKLFNYQYFTKINSILYINKPLYHYRQHSLSVSHKFYKEHEENTTRILKKYYEIEPLIQSNKKYKDTYNIRTAYLAWWLIRKYYLHENSTVKKPLKEFENMLKSSPYSESIKKLNVADMKFSLTKIRLILLKLHMNHLLFLDAKIEMKLRAKNKGE